From one Oceanimonas doudoroffii genomic stretch:
- the hisC gene encoding histidinol-phosphate transaminase produces MSIDFLALANPGVPGLHPYQPGKPVEELERELGISHSVKLASNENPLGPGPKAIAAIQKALPELARYPDANGFALKTALAGKLKVNTDQLILGNGSNELIDLLFHTFVGSQQEVVYSQYTFIVYALATQAHGAKAVEVPAVDCGHDLDAMAAAITPATRLVCITNPNNPTGTFLGKQEVKAFMERVPAHVLVVLDEAYTEYVGEDERLPSIDWLNEYPNLIVSRTFSKAYGLAGLRVGYMVCHPELVAVLNRVREPFNCNSLALAAAEAALNDDAYLAEAVALNNQGMAMYEAFFNERGLKYIPSRGNFITLDLQRDAGPVYQALLREGVIVRPIAGYGLPTCLRISIGLEAENQRCIEALKKVLD; encoded by the coding sequence GTGAGTATTGATTTTCTGGCCCTGGCCAACCCGGGGGTACCGGGTCTGCATCCTTATCAGCCGGGCAAGCCGGTGGAAGAGCTGGAGCGTGAGCTCGGCATCAGCCACAGTGTCAAGCTGGCATCAAACGAAAACCCGCTGGGCCCGGGCCCCAAGGCCATTGCAGCCATTCAAAAAGCGCTGCCGGAGCTGGCCCGCTACCCGGACGCCAACGGCTTTGCCCTGAAAACGGCCCTGGCCGGCAAGCTGAAGGTGAACACCGATCAGCTTATTCTGGGCAACGGCTCGAACGAGCTGATCGATCTGCTGTTCCACACCTTTGTGGGCTCGCAGCAGGAAGTGGTCTATTCCCAGTACACCTTTATCGTTTACGCGCTGGCCACTCAGGCCCATGGTGCCAAGGCGGTGGAAGTGCCGGCGGTGGACTGTGGCCACGATCTCGACGCCATGGCGGCGGCCATTACCCCGGCCACTCGGCTGGTGTGCATTACCAACCCCAACAACCCGACCGGCACCTTCCTCGGCAAGCAAGAGGTAAAGGCCTTTATGGAGCGTGTGCCGGCCCATGTGCTGGTGGTGCTGGATGAAGCCTATACCGAGTATGTGGGCGAAGACGAGCGCCTGCCGTCCATCGACTGGCTGAACGAATACCCCAACCTTATCGTGTCTCGCACCTTCTCCAAGGCTTACGGCCTGGCGGGCCTGCGGGTGGGTTACATGGTCTGTCATCCCGAGCTGGTGGCGGTGCTGAACCGGGTGCGTGAGCCCTTTAACTGCAACAGCCTGGCGCTGGCAGCGGCGGAAGCGGCCCTGAACGACGACGCCTACCTGGCCGAGGCGGTGGCGCTGAATAATCAGGGCATGGCCATGTATGAAGCCTTCTTCAACGAGCGAGGGCTGAAATACATTCCTTCTCGAGGCAACTTTATCACCCTGGATTTGCAGCGGGACGCCGGCCCCGTCTATCAGGCATTGCTGCGGGAAGGGGTGATAGTGCGGCCCATTGCCGGCTACGGCCTGCCTACCTGCCTGCGTATCAGCATTGGCCTTGAAGCCGAAAACCAGCGCTGCATCGAGGCACTGAAAAAGGTACTGGACTAA